The genomic interval TTTTCTCCCCAGGTGAGCCTGGCCACCCTTGACACCGAAGTccccctgaccttggccttgaaCCTCTCACATCTGGGCCAGTCGGAGCATATCCTGGAGCTGCGCCCAGCTCTGGAGGGCCTGGGAGGCTGGGTGCACTACGTCATTGCTCACGGCAACAAGCGAGGTTTCTTCCGCATGCATCACCTGGGCAGCCTCAGCTCCCTGCAGCTGGGACGACGGAGGCCCAGGCCTGGAACGTACCGGCTGGAGGTGGTGAGCGTAGCAGGGCCCCGGGGTGTCTGGCCAGGTTCGGTGGGCCGGGCCTTGCGGCTGAAAGTGCAATTGCAGCTGCTCTAGTTGGGAAGAGCCTCCATGGGCCCCAAGCTCCTGGGCCACCCAAAGGTGGACACTCTGGAACTGGAAGGATTggtccccagcagcagcagctgacCAGGTCAAATCCTGAAACTCAGGAAGAGAGGAACGCTACACTTTGACCTCAGATGGGTCCAGGCACAGGCTGGACCTCTGTGCCAGCCAGGGGACCCCAGTACTCAGTCTTTCCTGGAGACAGCTGGACGCTGTTGTgtgtacctccccccccccaacagcCAGGGTCAGTGGGGTCCCAGTGGTCACTGTTTCTGGTCAATCTCAGGCTTAAACTTCTGTATTGCACTGTGGCCTCCCCCGCCGGGGGGTTGGTGGGATATGGGAATGGGTTGCTGGAGTGGGCATGGGCTCATCCTTTAGAGCAAAGAGAGGAGCCCTGACTGCTTGGAGTTCATGGCAGCCAGTGATTAATCATTcccctggggcctgggctgggtgTGAAGGATGCTTTTATATCAAAAGTGGAAACAACAATAAAGTTATTTTGGGTTAAATCTGCCTGCCTCTTTGGTAAGTTCTCACATAAGGAGATGCTGTCCTCGGCAGAGCCACATAAAGCTCCTACCTGGGAGAGCCAGAGGGGACCTCTGCAGCCCCAGAGAGGCCCAGGTTTGGGAAAGGATGGGCTTTGTCCCAGGACCCAGGAGAAAATGTAGTGAGAATCTTGCAGGAAGGGTTCCCCCAACCTCAGGCCTGTGCATCTGGCACAAACCCAGAGCCAGGCTGTGAGTGGCAGCCCTTCCAGGTTCCTCAGTCGTGAGGATGATGGCTCACAGTCTGTACTGCATGCCCACACTGTTCTAAGTACTTTACAAATATGAACGACTTTATCGTCACTAGAACCCCGCGGAATGGTAGTATGATCGGCCTCGTTTTACAGAGGGGAAAGCTGAGGCTCAGAAGTTATGCAACGGTGGCTCAGGTCAGGCCAGACTGAAAGTCAGGGAGCTGTGCCAGCACCTGCATTGTCCACCACCATGCTGTCCTGTGAACTTGGCCTCAGTGACAGAAAAGAAATCAACTAGTGAGAATGCAAATAGGCAACCTTTACAGGGAAAGCTCGCTGGCTCCCTGGGACCAAAGAAAGGACTTACTGGCGGCTCCAAGGGGTGGGCTGGGGCTTAGGAATGTTAATTGGCTTCAGGTGCACTTCGACCTGTGTGGGTGCTTGAACCCCAGATCCTTGCCCTGTGATAAGAACGTTAAACGAAAGGGCAAGTGGCAGGTTGATGGCCCTGAGAATCCGCCATTTGGTGTGTCAGCAGCTTCACCCTCAGCACTGAAGGGTGGTGGTGAGCGCACCCAGCTCTCATCATGCACCTGGTCTTTAAAGCCAGCAGGACTGTTTTAGGGTGGGCCAACGGGGCAGGTTTGGTGTTTGACAAACTGTGAGTTAAGGTGAAATCTTTAAATGGCTGTCAGGCTGTGAACCAAGCCCAGGAGTGCACGTGCCTTTTTCCCTGTGGTGGTCCCTGACTCCTGGCTCTGGGTTGGACTTGGCTCCGTGGAAATCTGAGGGGGAGCTCAATGGCCAGGATGGTCACCTCCTTACTGAATGGTTGGTGCATGCCAAGCACTGCGCCCGCGGGCACAGTCGTGTATTTGATCCCTAGCAACCCGCCCCCCAGGCAGGCAGTATTATCAGCCTCGTCCTCTGGGGGCATAGGGCAGGAGGGACCAAGGCTTAGAGAAGGCCTTCCTGGGTCACCCATACGGTGTGGGGTGGGGCCCCAAACCACCAGCATGTCGTCTACAGAGGATATACTTGGCTTGCATCTGGGACATTCTCGGTTGTGATGGAAACTTAGGCTATTAAGGATTGGGAACAGTTCAGCCAGGTGTCTCAAACCTCCGCCTGCAGAGCCGTCTCAAGTGCCTGGCCCCAGGGCACTCTCCTTGCCCAGGTCCTGACCCACTGGCCCCTGGGCAGCCTACGACAGCCTGTAGAGGGCTTTTCTGACCTTCCACACCCCCCAGTCCCAGAGTCTAGGCAGAGCAAACACAATGATCCCTACTTCACAGGCAAACAAAGCGGCACCAAGAGAGCCAGCAGCTGGCCCAAGGTCACCATTTGGGAAGTGCAGGTCGCATCCCACCTGTCCAGTGCTCAGCCCCTCAGGACCCACTTGTCACGAAGGCTGGGGCCACAgatcttaaaatgaaaagtgaCAGGgaaaacaatgacattttttttttttttaccaaaagtttatttgaaattattttaaaagcttagaCTGGGAGGATGTTTTTTGTACCGATCAAAACTTTGCAAGGACCTGGAGGGACACAGTAGGTGGCCTGGGGTGAATGGCAAGAAGCTGCAGGTGGGTGACATAGTCCAAAAGAATCTTGTCTCCAAGAACCTTTGCCCAAGGTTGGTACTTATCCCAGAGTAGAAAGGAGCTGTCCCTCTTCCCAGCTGCCCAAGGGGCAGGAGGTGGTAGGAATAGAAAGGAGCAAACCAATCCGGGCACAGGGGCTAGGATTGGGGCTGAAGGACGAGGGGCAGAGGCAGCTGGGGCTGCAGGGTGACCGCTGGTGGAGCGAGATCCCTCCGGCCTGGCCTCTGTCCTGCTGTTGGATCCTGGAGATGCGCAGGCTCACGGCCCTGCAGGAGGGATTAGAGGTGGGACTGCAGTGGCCTCGGGGGctgtaaaataataagaaatacacTTACCAGTCTCTGCCTGGCACCTAGTTCCTCAGAGCCTTGTAATGTGAGCAATAAGGACGTGAGGAGCATCTTTTGTTCTAACATTTGGTCTTTGACCCCGAGATTCCTGACACACAGCTAATAAatcccttggaatttcctgggCAATAGGATCCTCTTTTGTTCCGATGAGGGGACTCTTAGATGGCGGCTGGTCACAAGAAAGATCAAGCGTGATTCGAAGCGGGGAGGGGGAGCTTCTGCTCCAAGTCTCCCTCTCCAGAGAGGGGGAGAAGGGTTGGCAGGGAAGTTAATAATCCCTCATTCCTGTGTGACAAAGCCTCCATAAAACCCCCTGAACTCTGGGGCTCAGGGAGTTTCTGGGTTGGTGAACACATCGTGTGCTGGGAGAGTGGTGCATCCCAACTCCAAGAGGACGAGAACTCCTGTGCTTGGGACCCTTCCAGACTTTGCTGACGACTGTCCTTCATCTGGCTGTACCCCAGGTCCTCTGTAACGTCCCTTATAATAAACTGCTAAATATGTTTCCCTGAGTCCTGGGAGTGGATCTAGCaaatgattgaacccaaggagaCAGACACGGGATCCCCAGTTTATAAGCTGATTGGTCAAAGTGGAGGTGGCAACCTACTGACCATGTACTACATACCAGACACTGCAAATTACAATTGTCTCTGCAACTCAATGGAATGCAGTGTCATCGACCCCCATTTTATGGTTggcaaaactgaggctcagagaggttacaTCTTAATGGGGACAGTCTTGTGGGACAGAGATCCTTCCCCTGTGGCGACTGTCACAGTCTCCAGTTGCTTGGATTGTGCTGCCCCTTCACATCTGTCATCAGAGTGTTGTGTAGAGTGGTTGTTTTCTCATCTTATGGGGGCCCAGGAGCTCTTGGTCCACCTCCCTGGCCTTTCAATTCAGCTCTTATCAATGCCCCACCTGGCTAGGCTGGGGCTGTGGGTAGCCACTGAGGACCTTCCTGTGTGGATCTGCAGGGCTGACCACATAGCCAGCCCTCCTTGGTCCTGTAGGCAAACGTCCTGCCCGAGTCTGGACCCATCATGAGCCTTCAGCCATAAGCCTTCAACCCTCAGTAACAGATGGAGGAAGCCATGTGACTAGTCCTCACCTGGATTAGATTAGGGAAGCATTtcttttgctgctgctgttgctgctgctgctgctgctgctgctgctgctattgttACTGCTGAGATACTTTGGCCTGGACGATGGTCGCCGGGATTTCTTCCTCCCAGCCTGAGAGTCTATccacaaggagagagagagagagagagagagagagagagagagagagagagagagagagagagagaggagcttCATCAACAGCCTCTGAACCTCTGGATGCAGCCAAGCCTGAAGCCACAGCTGGTTATTTGAGCCCCTGACTTTCCCCTTTGCTTGAACTTTCCGTGTGCTTCAATTTAGCACTCTGACTTTAAAAGAGCTAGATGATGACCTGGGGGGTTGATCACTCAGTCCATCCCTCGCTCATCAGGAATGAGCTCTCTCTGGAGCAGGGGCAGCTGCCAGAACGTGGAGCTCTGATTCTCTCCCTCAGAGACTGAGAAGCAAAGGGGCCTACAGACAGGGGGCGAGGGCTCCCTGGATGCTAGGCTGGGGCCTCACCCACCTTGGATGGTTAGCCGGTTGTCAGACCTCTGGGAGACCAATGTCATTGCCTTCTGTACCCTGATGTCCCGTGGGTTCCCACACACCATTTTACCTGGTTGGCGGAAGTAGAATCTGCAGTGGGTGGGGAAGGGGTGCCCACGTTAGGGTGGTAGGGGCAGCAAAGCTGTGTGTGTTCCCCACTCCCATCCCACGGCCCCACTCACATGATGGCAAACAGGTTGCAGCTGCCGCTCACCTCCTGGATCCGGTAAAACCTGGCGCGACGGAGCACAGCCAACTTGGGTTTGGGGTAGTAACCCAGACAGCAGTCCTCAAAGGACCCTGCAATCACACGGCCACCCACATGCTCAAACCCGCACCCGGGCACTGGCAGGGACAGTCACAGACGTGGAAACGCACACCATGACCCTTGCAGCCCCGACCGAGGCAGACGCACTGCCTGACTGCCTCTCAGCCTTTGCCACTGGGACAGCTGGCAGGGGTTGGTGGGGTCCATGGGCCCTGCTTGGAAAGGAGCAGACCACCCAAGAAACAGCCCAAAGCTGCTTCTCTGCTCTGGGAGCACAGGCGCAGACCCTGAGGAGGGAAGACAGGCTCAGGGCGGTGGCATCTTAATGGAGGGCAGCCTTGTGGGACAGAGAGCCTTCACCTATGGCATCTGACACAATCTTGAGTTGTTTGGTTTGTGCTGCCCCTTCACATTTGGCACCAGAAGTGTAGTGTCCCCAGTGCCACTCTCCTAAAAATGAGGTTGGTTAGCTCCTGCCGAGGTCCTGGATCCTCTCCAGGCTGGTCTGTCTCCACATGGAACTAGCTCTGATCCCTCTTCCTTTCTGTCCCCATCAGTGACCACTCAAGTGACCCAGCCAGACACTAGGAGTTCTAGAGGGTTTACTTGTAGGATCTCATAAAAACACTTAAAGAGTTCCCACTATGTGCCAAATACCCAAACGGAGAAGAGCTGGAATTAATGTTGTCTTGGGAGCTCCCGGCGTGGTGGGAGACAGGAAGTTGACATTTGTGGGGAGGGGGACAACACAGCACGGGGGATGCCTGAAGAGGAGGTAACGATGCTTGAAAGATCTGGGCAGAGGAGCAGATGGAATGAATGAGAAGAAGAGGGGGCGATGGGATGGTGGCGGAAGCCAAGGTGGGCTCTTTCGCCCAGTCCGTCTTGGAGGTCCTGCAATCCACCTCTGCCAGAGCCCACCTGAGTCGGGGTCCTGGCAGAGCAGAGCACAGCAgcggaggagcagggggagggctCAGTTCTCTTTGTattccccaccctgtccctgaAGACAAGGAGCAGTGGTGTTAGATAGGACCTGCGGCTCCAGTGATCTTCAGCAGGTGGCTCCCAATGCTGGGggccactgccccctcccccaggatCAAAGAGCAGGTGCTGGGCCTGGCTCTGATAGCAGAACAATGGGAACAAAGACCAGCCTTCCTCCTGGGCAAAGGCTAAGCTCTGCTGGGTCCTGCCAGACCTAGAATGGGGACAGGCAGAGCAGGAGGGTGGGGCCATGCTCCTCCACCCTGCTTGGCCCCTGCTTGGCCATCTGGGAGGACTCACTGGCCTTGCCACAGGAATGTAGGAGCCTGTCTCAGGGATCCTGGGGGAGTCTGCATGCTTCCATCTGGCCTTTGGTGACCAAAATCCTCAAGTGCCTACTCTGGGGTGGAGACAGGGAGGAAGACAGAAGGGCTCCCGTTAACAACAACAATGGCTCCCTCACTGGGGCTGCTGGGCACTGGATCCTCTCACCTGCTCCAGGCGATGGGAACTTCAGATTCCCACCTCACAGACGAGAAAACCAAAGCTCACAGAGGCTGAGTGGCAATTCTCAGCTGCACTGCACAGGTAAGCTGGGCAGGGCCCCGATGGGAAACCACTTCCCAAGGTCTGCAGGGCTCTGGTCTCCAACCCCATCCCTGGCTCTGCAGAGTCAGGACATTGAGGTGTATTCCTGGCTGCAAGTGGCTTTACCCACAGCTGGAAGCCACCCTCTACTCCCACATTCCCTAGGCCACTGCAGTCCTGCAAAGGAGGTACCCAGGGGTGGAGGACTCTGGAAGAAGGAGCTGGGGACCCTCTGTCTCCCTTGATCCCAGGGCACAAACACCAGGAATCTCTGCTATGTTGGGAACAGGAGCCACAGGAGAATTCAGTGGTGGTAAGGGatctggaggaggagaggggtaAACGGACGGACAGGGGACGGTGAGGCTAGATAGAGAAAGGAGGGACCAGGGGCGTAGGGTAAGTACAGTTGACCGAATACAGTACCTTGGGTGTGGATGGGAGGGACCCAGGCCCCCAAAAAGCAGGCTGCCAGGCTGGCAAGGATCCAAGGGTTCATGGTGCAGGCAGGACCTCCTCTCTGGGCACTTCAAGGATAGACAGAGTGgcctggggaggtggagagggacgATAAGGACCCAAGGAAGACAGCAGCAGGCACAGCCGaggcccagggccttctgcaAGAGAAGCAGGTGACTCAGGATAGGGACAAGCTGAGCAGAAGGGACCTGCTGCTGCTCTCAGTCATGGCCAGACCAACGACTCACCAATGCCTATGGGGTCCCAGAGCCAGGGCCTCCTGGGGTGGGTGTGCTGTGTGTGGGGTTAGGCAGCTGAGCTTCTCTCTTATAGGTAGAGCCCCACCCCACAACCTctggccctccctccctcctccctccctgcctcatCCCACATGCTCCGTGAGACTCCAGGGTTCTCCCTCACTATAGATAGACCAAGCCTAACTTCCACCTGGCTCCTCTCAAAGTCTGGCTGCCCTAGGAACCTCCTCCATCCCAGGCCTCTGGGCCAGCAAACTTGCACTGTCCCCAAAGGGTCCTTTGTCTTCTCCTGTCCCCTCACCTGCACACCCGGGCAGCCTGCACACAAGCCTCAGCTGATAGAGCCTCCAAAGAAAGCCTTTCCCTGGCTGCCTACTCCCAGGTAGAGGAGGGACCTGAACTTCACCCGTCTCCCCCTCCTGCACAGTGGGGCAATTTATATGTCACAGATATGCTGTGGGTTTGccataggcaaatccatagaaacagaaagtagattagtagtggccatgggctggggtgggggggggtggctgCTCAAGGTGCATCTTTTTGTTCTGAAATCAGATAGTGGCAATGATTGACTAAGTCTAATGAACACCACCGAAAGGTACACTTTCAATGGAGAAGTGAATGACCTGTGAATTTTCTCCAATAGTATTTTAAGAATAATCTCGATAAACTGGAAATGTGGTGCACGGCTGTATTTCCAGCGACGTGGGAGAATGAAGCAGGGGGCTAGCCTTGAACTGGCGTGAgcctttctccaaataaaaactgaaaagggctgagggtagAGTTCAGAGggagagcgcccctgggttcaatccccttaCCCAGCGGGgatggcaggggtggggtggggtagaaGTAAACAAAGACCACGGAGATGAAGAAGAGCCCAATAAACTTATTAGTAACCACAACCACGAAGAAACACTCTGGTTTGAAAGCAAAGCCAGGAGCCGCAGGTAACCATGACAACGGGAAGCAAAGCAACCTTCACCTGCAACCGAGGCGAGGGGCCCGGGAAGGAGCGGAGCCGGACACTTCACATagcattgcttttctttttctttttcttttctttttttcttttttcttttttctttttttaatggcccGCAAGtttatccttctctttttttttttttgcggtgcttgaggatggaacccactgCCTTGCGCACGCTAGCCAAACGCTCCACCACCGAGCTATTCACCCAGCCTCCGTTTCTCGGGCTctgcggggtgggggtgggggtgtgggggtgtgggggggtccCTCGTGGTGGCCCTGGGCTCGCCGCCCTGCAGCTGGGTGGGGAGAGACTTTTAGTTGGGGGCGGGAGTTACACGGGGCTTAGAGTCTGGCGGGTGGGGCTTGGCCGTGGGGCGGGGCTGACGGGTTCAGTTCTTCCCCCTCAGCTCCCTGCAGCCCTGCCGTCTGTCGCTGCCGCAGGTGTACCTCCTGCGCCCTCCTGCTGCTCAGGTTCCTTTCTTTGGGTGGGTGATGCTAGGCGGGGACGCGGCTCCGCGTGGCTGCGGGCTTGGGACGCGGCGTGGCGGGCCAGGGCTGGCCTACCCGCTATGGCTCACTGCCCTCCTACCTGCGCCTTTGTCGGGCAGGGATCTGGCGTGACCCAGACTGGGCGGGAGGTCCCTGGAATGTGAGCCC from Urocitellus parryii isolate mUroPar1 chromosome 3, mUroPar1.hap1, whole genome shotgun sequence carries:
- the Ccl25 gene encoding C-C motif chemokine 25 — protein: MNPWILASLAACFLGAWVPPIHTQGSFEDCCLGYYPKPKLAVLRRARFYRIQEVSGSCNLFAIIFYFRQPGKMVCGNPRDIRVQKAMTLVSQRSDNRLTIQDSQAGRKKSRRPSSRPKYLSSNNSSSSSSSSSSNSSSKRNASLI